One genomic window of Tatumella citrea includes the following:
- the zapB gene encoding cell division protein ZapB, with protein MSFEMFEKLEAKVQQAIDTITLLQMEIEELKEQNNTLKQEALQVAGNHDSLTRENQQLKEEQQQWQERLRALLGKMDEV; from the coding sequence ATGTCATTTGAAATGTTCGAAAAACTGGAAGCTAAAGTACAGCAGGCGATTGATACTATCACCCTGTTACAGATGGAAATTGAAGAACTGAAAGAACAAAACAATACGCTGAAACAGGAAGCGTTACAGGTTGCTGGTAACCACGATTCACTTACCCGTGAAAATCAGCAGTTAAAAGAAGAACAACAACAGTGGCAGGAACGCCTGCGTGCACTGCTGGGAAAAATGGATGAGGTTTAA
- the rraA gene encoding ribonuclease E activity regulator RraA, with product MKYDTSELCDIYHEEVNVVEPLFSNFGGRTSFGGQITTVKCFEDNGLLYDVLEENGLGRVLVVDGGGSVRRALIDAQLAQLATQSEWEGIVVYGSVRQVDELEELDIGIQAMAAIPVGAAGEGIGESDIRVNFGGVTFFSGDYLYADNTGIILSENPLALEEDEDEEEDDDDDEE from the coding sequence ATGAAATACGATACCTCCGAACTTTGTGATATTTACCATGAAGAAGTGAATGTAGTTGAGCCTTTGTTTTCTAACTTTGGTGGACGCACGTCTTTTGGTGGTCAGATAACAACGGTCAAATGTTTTGAAGATAATGGCCTGCTTTACGACGTACTTGAAGAGAACGGGCTTGGCCGGGTGCTGGTCGTTGACGGGGGTGGTTCTGTTCGTCGCGCACTGATTGACGCCCAACTGGCGCAACTGGCAACACAGAGTGAATGGGAAGGTATCGTGGTGTATGGATCAGTTCGTCAGGTTGATGAACTTGAGGAACTCGATATCGGTATTCAGGCGATGGCCGCCATTCCTGTTGGTGCCGCAGGGGAAGGCATCGGTGAAAGTGATATCAGGGTTAATTTTGGAGGCGTCACTTTTTTCTCGGGTGATTATCTCTATGCCGATAATACCGGCATCATTCTGTCAGAAAACCCGCTTGCTCTCGAAGAAGATGAAGACGAAGAAGAAGACGACGACGACGACGAAGAGTAG
- the glpK gene encoding glycerol kinase GlpK, producing MTNAENKYIVALDQGTTSSRAVVLDHDANIIAVSQREFTQHYPKTGWVEHDPMDIWATQSSTLVEVLAHADIRSDQIAAIGITNQRETTIVWDKKTGKPVYNAIVWQDPRTADYCSKLKKEGLEEYIQKTTGLVINPYFSGTKIKWILDNVEGARDRAKRGELLFGTVDTWLVWKMTQGRVHVTDFTNASRTMIFDIHNLKWDDRMLDILDIPREMLPEVKASSEVYGQTNIGGKGGTRIPIAGIAGDQQAALYGQLCVQPGMAKNTYGTGCFMLMNTGTEAVASTHGLLTTIACGPRGEVNYALEGAVFIGGASIQWLRDEMKLFSEALDSEYFATKVKDSNGVYMVPAFTGLGAPYWDPYARGAIFGLTRGTNANHIIRATLESIAYQTRDVLEAMQNDANTRLQSLRVDGGAVANNFLMQFQSDILGTRVERPEVREVTALGAAYLAGLAVGFWKDLDEVRSKAVIEREFRPSIETTERNFRYAGWKKAVSRALRWEDENEQ from the coding sequence ATGACTAACGCTGAAAACAAATACATTGTTGCACTGGACCAGGGAACCACCAGCTCACGAGCGGTAGTACTGGATCACGATGCAAATATTATCGCGGTTTCACAACGTGAATTTACTCAGCACTATCCTAAAACAGGCTGGGTTGAGCATGACCCGATGGATATCTGGGCAACCCAGAGTTCAACTCTGGTAGAAGTACTGGCACACGCCGATATTCGTTCTGATCAGATTGCGGCGATTGGTATTACTAACCAGCGTGAAACCACCATCGTCTGGGATAAGAAAACCGGCAAGCCTGTCTATAACGCAATTGTCTGGCAGGACCCACGCACCGCTGACTACTGCTCAAAACTGAAAAAAGAAGGTCTTGAAGAATATATTCAGAAGACGACCGGGCTTGTGATTAACCCTTACTTCTCCGGAACCAAAATAAAATGGATTCTGGACAATGTGGAAGGTGCCCGGGATCGAGCCAAACGTGGGGAACTGTTATTTGGTACCGTTGACACCTGGCTGGTCTGGAAAATGACTCAGGGTCGTGTGCATGTTACCGACTTTACCAATGCTTCACGTACCATGATATTTGATATTCACAATCTGAAGTGGGATGACCGTATGCTGGACATCCTTGATATTCCACGTGAAATGCTGCCAGAAGTTAAAGCATCTTCTGAAGTTTACGGGCAGACAAACATCGGTGGTAAAGGCGGAACCCGTATTCCGATCGCCGGGATCGCTGGTGATCAGCAGGCGGCTTTATACGGCCAGCTCTGTGTGCAACCAGGTATGGCGAAGAATACGTATGGTACCGGCTGCTTTATGTTAATGAATACCGGTACAGAAGCAGTAGCTTCTACTCATGGCCTGCTGACAACAATTGCCTGCGGTCCACGGGGTGAAGTTAACTATGCGCTGGAAGGTGCAGTCTTTATTGGCGGTGCTTCCATTCAATGGCTGCGTGATGAGATGAAACTGTTCTCTGAAGCTTTAGACTCTGAATATTTCGCCACCAAAGTAAAAGACTCTAACGGGGTTTATATGGTGCCGGCATTTACCGGTTTAGGCGCTCCGTACTGGGACCCATATGCCCGTGGAGCAATTTTTGGCCTGACCCGCGGAACCAATGCTAACCATATTATCCGCGCTACTCTGGAATCTATTGCCTACCAGACTCGCGACGTGCTGGAAGCAATGCAGAATGATGCGAATACCCGTCTGCAGTCATTGCGGGTAGATGGTGGCGCTGTGGCGAATAATTTCCTGATGCAATTCCAGTCCGATATTCTCGGAACACGGGTTGAGCGTCCGGAAGTTCGTGAAGTCACCGCTCTTGGAGCTGCCTATCTGGCCGGGCTGGCAGTTGGATTCTGGAAAGATCTGGATGAAGTCCGTTCGAAAGCGGTTATTGAGCGCGAGTTCCGCCCTTCAATCGAAACGACTGAACGTAACTTCCGTTATGCCGGCTGGAAAAAAGCTGTTTCCCGCGCCCTGCGCTGGGAAGATGAAAACGAACAATAA
- the hslU gene encoding HslU--HslV peptidase ATPase subunit, producing MSEMTPREIVSELNKFIIGQDGAKRAVSIALRNRWRRMQLEAELRHEVTPKNILMIGPTGVGKTEIARRLAKLANAPFIKVEATKFTEVGYVGKEVDSIIRDLTDAAIKMVRSQAIERNKSRAEEQAEERILDVLIPPAKNNWGQAETSNEPSAARQSFRKKLREGQLDDKEIEIDLAASPMDVEIMAPPGMEEMTSQLQSMFQNLGGQKQKARKLKIKDALKLLIEEEAAKLVNPEELKQEAIEAVEQHGIVFIDEIDKICKRGQSSGPDVSREGVQRDLLPLVEGCTVSTKHGMVKTDHILFIASGAFQIASPSDLIPELQGRLPIRVELQALTVNDFERILTEPSASVTVQYKALMATEGVNVEFSEDGIRRIAEAAWQVNESTENIGARRLYTVLEKLMEDISFDASDRPGESVTIDADYVSSHLDKLVADEDLSRFIL from the coding sequence ATGTCTGAAATGACTCCCCGCGAAATAGTAAGCGAACTGAATAAGTTCATCATCGGTCAGGATGGCGCCAAGCGTGCCGTTTCTATCGCTCTGCGTAACCGCTGGCGTCGGATGCAGCTCGAAGCTGAGCTGCGTCACGAAGTGACTCCGAAAAATATTCTGATGATCGGCCCGACCGGGGTGGGTAAAACAGAAATTGCCCGCCGTCTGGCGAAGCTGGCCAACGCACCGTTTATCAAAGTAGAAGCCACCAAATTCACCGAAGTGGGTTATGTCGGTAAAGAAGTGGATTCGATTATCCGTGATTTAACTGATGCAGCAATAAAAATGGTCCGCAGCCAGGCCATCGAGCGTAATAAGTCCCGTGCTGAAGAACAGGCCGAAGAACGTATTCTCGATGTACTGATTCCTCCAGCTAAAAATAACTGGGGTCAGGCAGAAACCAGCAATGAACCTTCCGCTGCACGCCAGTCATTCCGCAAGAAATTGCGTGAAGGACAGCTGGATGACAAAGAAATTGAAATTGATCTGGCAGCTTCCCCTATGGATGTCGAAATTATGGCACCTCCGGGCATGGAAGAAATGACCAGCCAGTTGCAATCCATGTTCCAGAATCTGGGTGGGCAAAAGCAGAAGGCCCGCAAGCTGAAGATCAAAGACGCACTTAAGCTACTGATCGAAGAAGAAGCAGCCAAACTGGTGAATCCGGAAGAACTGAAGCAGGAAGCCATCGAAGCTGTTGAACAGCATGGTATTGTTTTCATTGATGAAATAGACAAGATCTGTAAGCGTGGGCAGTCTTCTGGCCCGGATGTTTCCCGGGAAGGTGTGCAGCGTGATTTACTGCCATTAGTTGAAGGCTGTACGGTGTCGACAAAACATGGCATGGTCAAAACTGACCATATCCTGTTTATCGCTTCCGGCGCATTCCAGATTGCCAGCCCGTCAGACCTGATACCAGAACTGCAGGGTCGTTTACCAATCCGCGTAGAGTTACAGGCGCTGACGGTCAACGATTTTGAACGTATCCTGACAGAACCAAGTGCTTCAGTGACTGTTCAGTACAAGGCGTTAATGGCTACTGAAGGTGTCAATGTAGAATTCAGCGAAGATGGTATTCGCCGGATTGCTGAGGCCGCATGGCAGGTAAATGAATCGACAGAAAACATCGGGGCACGTCGCCTGTACACCGTGCTGGAAAAACTGATGGAAGATATTTCCTTCGATGCCAGCGATCGTCCCGGAGAGTCTGTAACTATCGATGCTGACTATGTCAGCAGCCACCTGGACAAACTGGTTGCCGATGAAGACCTGAGTCGTTTTATTCTGTAA
- the emrD gene encoding multidrug efflux MFS transporter EmrD has product MEKNLNHTPLMLLLVVLVAVGQMAQTVYVPAMSDIAASLQVSGGNVQGIMAAYLITYGLSQLFYGPLSDSIGRRPVILGGMFIFCVGAVTALLAGTIHQLVIGCAIQGMGTGVAGVMARTLPRDIYSGVQLRKANSVLNMGILISPLLAPVIGAVLTKFWGWHACFAFLLVLCLLVTVVIACRLPETRPETVAPRPFLSRYSLLLRDAAFLRYLVILIGALAGIAVFEASCGVLMGGVLGLSRFTVSMLFILPIPAAFFGAWYVRRSEGDWQRLMWLGVSSCLLAGVLMWIPGWFHVMNIWTLLIPAALYFFGAGMLFPLATSGAMEPYAWVAGSAGALIGGLQNLGSGGVAWLSAKLPQNDQFSLGMLMFMTAVLMLLCWWSLSRQRESDHQIVAG; this is encoded by the coding sequence ATGGAAAAGAATCTCAATCACACCCCGTTAATGTTGTTGTTAGTGGTATTGGTCGCCGTGGGGCAAATGGCTCAAACAGTATATGTGCCGGCGATGAGTGACATTGCCGCATCGTTACAGGTATCCGGCGGTAATGTTCAGGGCATCATGGCGGCATATCTGATCACCTACGGTCTTTCTCAGCTTTTCTATGGCCCGCTTTCTGACAGTATTGGCCGGCGCCCGGTCATTCTGGGAGGGATGTTTATTTTTTGTGTGGGTGCGGTGACGGCATTGCTGGCCGGCACAATTCACCAACTGGTCATTGGTTGTGCCATCCAGGGAATGGGGACTGGAGTCGCTGGTGTCATGGCTCGCACCTTACCAAGGGATATCTATTCCGGGGTGCAGTTGCGTAAAGCAAACAGTGTGCTAAACATGGGAATTCTGATTAGCCCTCTGCTGGCACCGGTGATTGGAGCCGTACTGACCAAATTTTGGGGATGGCATGCCTGTTTTGCTTTCCTTCTGGTTCTTTGCCTGCTGGTGACGGTGGTGATTGCCTGTCGGTTACCAGAAACCCGGCCGGAAACTGTTGCCCCCCGGCCATTTTTATCCCGCTATTCGCTGTTACTACGTGATGCTGCATTTCTTCGCTATCTGGTGATTTTGATTGGCGCACTGGCGGGTATCGCTGTGTTTGAGGCCAGTTGTGGGGTACTTATGGGTGGAGTATTGGGGCTGAGCCGTTTTACCGTCAGCATGTTGTTTATTCTGCCTATTCCTGCGGCATTTTTCGGGGCGTGGTACGTTCGTCGTAGTGAAGGCGACTGGCAACGCCTGATGTGGCTTGGTGTCAGTAGCTGCCTGCTGGCAGGGGTACTGATGTGGATTCCTGGCTGGTTCCATGTAATGAATATCTGGACATTACTGATACCTGCAGCACTCTATTTCTTCGGAGCAGGAATGCTGTTTCCTCTGGCGACTTCAGGTGCAATGGAGCCTTATGCCTGGGTGGCAGGTAGTGCCGGCGCACTGATTGGCGGCTTACAAAATCTGGGGTCCGGGGGAGTCGCCTGGTTATCAGCAAAGCTACCGCAAAATGATCAGTTTAGCCTTGGAATGCTAATGTTTATGACTGCGGTACTTATGTTGCTGTGCTGGTGGTCTCTTTCCAGACAGCGTGAAAGTGACCACCAGATTGTCGCAGGCTAG
- the cytR gene encoding DNA-binding transcriptional regulator CytR → MEQNSLPGRATMKDVAEKAGVSTATVSRALASPDKVSAMARMKVMQAISELGYAPELLPRHQRKNDSQTLLILVPDICDPFFHEMIRGIEVTAAAEGYLVLIGDCAHQDMQEVGFLDRILTRQIDGLLLLGSQVPPLQELVHRDQLPPLVMANEFSADLEYPTVHIDNLTSAFNAVNYLLDTGLNRIACITGPDTISHCRYRRQGYIQALQRHNIEINPHYLERGDFSFDSGAEALTRLMKLSSPPEAVFCHNDRMALGVLHQAAKMGIRVPQQLSVIGFDDIDAAQYSHPPLTTISQPRFDIGREAATLLMEIIRGERINGGSRLLEARLQVRQSTLIPAK, encoded by the coding sequence TTGGAACAGAATTCACTACCGGGCCGCGCCACAATGAAAGACGTTGCCGAAAAAGCAGGTGTCTCAACAGCAACCGTATCACGTGCTCTGGCATCTCCGGATAAAGTTTCCGCCATGGCCCGCATGAAAGTGATGCAGGCTATCAGTGAGCTGGGATATGCCCCGGAATTGCTTCCCCGCCATCAGCGCAAAAATGATTCTCAGACGCTGCTTATCCTGGTCCCCGATATTTGTGATCCGTTTTTCCATGAAATGATTCGGGGCATTGAAGTCACAGCAGCTGCCGAAGGATATCTGGTATTAATTGGCGATTGTGCGCATCAGGATATGCAGGAAGTCGGTTTTCTGGACCGGATTCTGACCCGTCAGATAGACGGGCTGTTATTACTGGGGTCACAGGTCCCGCCTTTACAGGAACTGGTTCACCGGGATCAGTTACCACCGCTGGTTATGGCAAACGAATTCTCAGCTGATCTTGAATACCCAACGGTACATATCGACAACCTGACATCTGCTTTTAACGCGGTGAATTATCTGCTGGATACCGGATTGAACCGGATAGCCTGTATTACAGGTCCTGATACTATTTCTCACTGCCGTTACCGGCGTCAGGGATATATCCAGGCACTACAGCGCCATAATATAGAAATTAATCCTCATTACCTGGAGCGTGGTGATTTCTCTTTCGATTCTGGTGCTGAAGCCCTGACCCGCCTGATGAAGTTATCTTCTCCTCCTGAGGCTGTCTTTTGCCATAATGACCGGATGGCACTTGGCGTATTACATCAGGCTGCAAAAATGGGCATCAGAGTTCCGCAACAGCTGTCGGTGATTGGTTTTGATGATATTGACGCGGCACAATACAGCCATCCGCCTCTGACAACGATTTCCCAGCCAAGATTTGATATTGGCCGGGAGGCGGCTACATTACTAATGGAAATTATCCGTGGTGAGCGAATTAATGGTGGTTCCCGTTTACTGGAAGCCAGGCTGCAGGTACGACAGTCAACCTTAATCCCGGCTAAATAG
- the ftsN gene encoding cell division protein FtsN: MAQKDYVGRGRSTGTQRKKNSPRSKKSKNSSGLPKLMIVVAVAVLVAFIGGLWFIAHHKKEELQEVMPHKNAGNGLPPKPEERWKYIKELENSQTTVPQPTEPSAGGEIKSQTQLTDEQRQLLEQMAADMRQQPIQLNEVPWNQQTPAQKQQTLRQQAATRQQQQNYQQQQSYQQPPTYQQPQNYQQQPDNQQQLLQAQQAERQRLERQQRLERQQQAEKQRQAERQQQLQAERQQRLERQQQAQQQTAQQPVVRHPAAAPAPAPAPAPVAPRTSQPAPVTHETPKPAATAASGKRWMIQCGSFKGSEQAEAVRASLAFEGFESRTTTGGGWNRVVIGPYSDRSKVDSVVKQLRSSGHTNCITLSLGG, translated from the coding sequence GTGGCACAAAAAGACTATGTAGGCCGCGGGCGTTCAACAGGGACGCAGCGCAAAAAGAACTCTCCACGGAGCAAGAAGAGCAAAAATAGCTCAGGATTACCCAAACTGATGATCGTTGTGGCCGTCGCCGTACTGGTCGCGTTTATCGGTGGTTTATGGTTTATTGCTCATCATAAAAAAGAAGAGTTGCAGGAAGTCATGCCGCATAAGAATGCCGGCAACGGTTTACCTCCAAAACCAGAAGAGCGCTGGAAATATATCAAAGAGCTGGAAAACAGCCAGACAACAGTGCCTCAGCCTACTGAGCCTTCCGCAGGTGGCGAAATCAAATCGCAAACTCAGTTAACTGATGAACAACGTCAGTTACTGGAACAAATGGCCGCCGACATGCGCCAGCAGCCGATCCAGCTCAATGAAGTTCCGTGGAACCAACAAACCCCGGCGCAAAAACAGCAGACGTTACGCCAGCAGGCAGCCACCCGTCAGCAACAACAGAATTATCAACAACAGCAAAGTTACCAGCAGCCACCAACGTATCAACAGCCGCAGAATTATCAGCAACAGCCTGATAATCAGCAGCAGTTGTTGCAGGCCCAACAAGCTGAACGTCAGCGGCTTGAAAGGCAACAACGCCTTGAGCGTCAGCAACAAGCTGAGAAACAGCGCCAGGCGGAAAGGCAGCAGCAACTTCAGGCAGAAAGACAGCAAAGACTGGAAAGACAACAACAGGCTCAGCAACAAACCGCACAGCAACCAGTGGTTCGTCATCCTGCTGCTGCCCCGGCTCCGGCTCCGGCTCCGGCGCCTGTGGCACCTCGTACCAGCCAGCCAGCACCGGTTACCCACGAGACACCTAAGCCAGCGGCTACCGCGGCTTCCGGTAAGCGCTGGATGATCCAGTGTGGTTCATTTAAAGGTAGTGAACAGGCTGAGGCGGTTCGTGCATCTCTGGCTTTTGAAGGTTTTGAAAGCCGAACCACCACCGGAGGCGGCTGGAATCGTGTCGTTATCGGGCCTTATTCAGACCGATCCAAAGTTGACAGTGTGGTTAAACAACTCCGTAGTTCTGGTCATACAAACTGTATAACTCTCTCCCTGGGGGGTTGA
- the glpX gene encoding class II fructose-bisphosphatase: MKRELALEFSRVTEAAALAGHAWLGRGDKNLADGAAVNAMRVLLNTLDIRGRIVIGEGEIDEAPMLYIGEQVGSGQGDAVDIAVDPIEGTRMTAMGQSNALTVMAVGNKGSFLHAPDMYMEKLVTGPQAKGCIDLNQPLEANLQAVSQALNKPLSELTVAVLAKPRHDHIIAQLHQAGIKVYAFPDGDVAASILTCMPDSDVDVMYGIGGAPEGVISAAVIRALGGDMQGRLLPRHKVKEDSAENRRLGEQEIARCTEMGIEAGERLTLEQMVSDDDVIFSATGITDGDLLKGITRKGNIATSETLLIRGKTGTVRRIQSIHRLDRKTSLQF, from the coding sequence ATGAAACGAGAACTTGCCCTCGAATTTTCACGGGTGACCGAAGCAGCAGCACTGGCCGGACATGCCTGGCTTGGGCGCGGTGATAAAAACCTTGCTGACGGCGCAGCGGTTAATGCAATGCGGGTTTTGCTCAACACCCTGGATATTCGTGGTCGTATTGTGATTGGTGAAGGTGAGATTGATGAAGCTCCAATGCTCTACATCGGAGAGCAGGTAGGCAGCGGTCAGGGTGATGCTGTAGATATCGCCGTTGACCCGATCGAAGGCACACGAATGACTGCGATGGGCCAGTCAAATGCGCTAACAGTGATGGCTGTCGGGAATAAAGGTAGCTTTCTGCATGCTCCTGACATGTATATGGAAAAACTGGTCACAGGCCCGCAGGCCAAAGGATGCATCGACCTCAACCAACCACTTGAAGCCAATCTACAGGCTGTCAGCCAGGCACTGAATAAGCCACTGTCTGAACTTACCGTGGCTGTATTAGCCAAACCCCGACACGACCATATTATTGCACAGCTTCATCAGGCTGGAATTAAAGTCTATGCATTCCCTGACGGAGATGTGGCTGCATCCATTCTGACCTGCATGCCGGACAGCGATGTGGACGTAATGTACGGTATTGGCGGTGCACCGGAAGGCGTGATTTCTGCCGCAGTCATCCGCGCGTTAGGGGGTGATATGCAGGGTCGGTTACTGCCAAGACACAAGGTCAAAGAAGACTCGGCGGAAAACCGCAGGCTTGGAGAGCAGGAAATTGCACGCTGTACAGAGATGGGGATTGAAGCCGGTGAACGGCTAACTCTGGAGCAAATGGTCAGTGATGATGACGTCATTTTCTCTGCAACGGGCATCACTGATGGCGATTTGCTTAAAGGAATTACCCGTAAAGGAAATATAGCCACCAGTGAAACATTATTAATTCGCGGAAAAACGGGAACTGTCCGGCGGATCCAGTCGATACATCGACTGGATCGTAAAACATCGCTACAGTTCTAG
- a CDS encoding MIP/aquaporin family protein: MSQTTNTLTGQCIAEFIGTGLILFFGAGCVAALKVAGASFGQWEICIVWGLAVSMGVYVSAGISGAHLNPAVTVALCLFGNFEGRKVVPYIIAQVAGAFCAAALVYALYRNLFIDFEQAHQMVRGSADSLSLAGVFSTYPNPHISVPQAFLVETVITAVLMGVIMALTDDGNGLPRGPLAPLLIGLLVAVIGAAMGPLTGFALNPARDFGPKMFTALAGWGKIAFTGGQDIPYFLVPIFGPLIGACVGAFIYRNFIGRYLPVNLPAPANEKEQPLSRSEQHKA, translated from the coding sequence ATGAGTCAAACAACTAACACGCTCACAGGCCAGTGCATTGCTGAATTTATAGGTACCGGTTTGATTCTGTTCTTTGGTGCCGGCTGTGTTGCAGCTTTAAAAGTGGCCGGAGCCAGCTTCGGACAGTGGGAAATCTGTATCGTCTGGGGACTTGCAGTTTCAATGGGTGTTTATGTCAGCGCCGGTATCTCCGGAGCTCACCTGAATCCAGCAGTCACTGTCGCCCTGTGCCTGTTTGGTAACTTTGAAGGCCGTAAAGTCGTCCCTTATATCATTGCACAGGTCGCTGGTGCTTTCTGTGCCGCAGCGCTTGTCTACGCTCTGTACCGTAACCTGTTTATCGACTTCGAGCAGGCTCACCAGATGGTTCGCGGTAGTGCAGACAGTCTGAGCCTGGCCGGAGTGTTTTCTACTTATCCGAACCCTCATATCAGTGTGCCACAAGCATTCCTGGTTGAAACAGTCATTACCGCAGTATTAATGGGCGTCATCATGGCGTTGACGGATGATGGTAATGGCTTACCGCGTGGACCTTTAGCTCCACTGCTGATCGGTTTGCTGGTTGCGGTTATTGGGGCAGCAATGGGTCCACTGACCGGATTTGCCCTGAACCCTGCCCGTGACTTTGGACCGAAAATGTTTACTGCTCTGGCTGGCTGGGGAAAAATTGCCTTCACCGGTGGCCAGGATATCCCTTATTTCCTCGTCCCAATTTTTGGACCGCTGATCGGTGCATGCGTCGGAGCATTTATCTATCGGAATTTCATCGGCCGCTACTTGCCGGTAAACCTTCCTGCACCAGCGAATGAAAAAGAACAGCCACTGTCACGCTCAGAACAGCATAAAGCGTAA
- the hslV gene encoding ATP-dependent protease subunit HslV, whose protein sequence is MTTIVSVRRNGQVVIGGDGQATLGNTVMKGNVKKVRRLYNDKVIAGFAGGTADAFTLFELFERKLEMHQGHLVKAAVELAKDWRTDRMLRRLEALLAVADENASLIISGNGDVIQPENDLIAIGSGGPYAQAAARALLENSELSAREITEKALDIAGDICIYTNHNVTIEELTSRT, encoded by the coding sequence GTGACAACGATTGTAAGTGTTCGACGCAATGGCCAGGTAGTGATTGGCGGTGACGGCCAGGCTACTCTTGGTAATACAGTAATGAAGGGTAACGTTAAGAAAGTACGCCGTCTGTACAATGACAAGGTCATTGCCGGTTTTGCCGGAGGTACTGCGGATGCCTTTACCCTGTTTGAACTGTTTGAACGTAAGCTGGAAATGCATCAGGGACATCTGGTTAAAGCCGCAGTAGAGCTGGCAAAAGACTGGCGTACCGATCGGATGCTACGTCGCCTTGAAGCTCTATTGGCAGTTGCTGACGAGAATGCCTCGTTAATTATCAGTGGTAATGGTGATGTCATTCAGCCCGAAAATGATTTGATCGCTATCGGGTCTGGCGGACCATATGCACAGGCAGCAGCGCGTGCTCTGCTGGAAAACAGCGAACTCAGTGCCCGGGAAATTACCGAAAAAGCGCTGGATATCGCGGGTGATATTTGCATTTATACCAACCACAACGTCACTATCGAAGAACTGACGTCCAGGACGTAA
- the fpr gene encoding ferredoxin--NADP(+) reductase, which yields MADWCEGKVIAVTHWTDALFSLQVTAPVKPFTAGQFAKLSLDINEERVQRAYSYVNAPSDKTLEFYLVNVPEGKLSPALHRLTAGDSIRVTEDAAGFFVCDELPDCETLWMLSTGTAIGPYLSILQQGEGLDRFENIVLVHAARYAADLSYLPLMQQLQQQFNGKLRIQTIVSREQSEGSLTGRIPDLIENGMLEQATGLTMSADNSHIMLCGNPQMVRDTQQLLKLTRNMNKHLRRKPGHITSEHYW from the coding sequence ATGGCCGATTGGTGTGAAGGTAAAGTCATCGCGGTAACACACTGGACAGATGCTCTTTTCAGCCTGCAGGTAACTGCGCCAGTGAAACCATTTACCGCCGGGCAATTTGCAAAACTGTCACTGGACATCAACGAAGAGCGGGTACAACGAGCCTACTCCTATGTTAATGCCCCTTCAGATAAAACCCTGGAGTTCTATCTGGTTAATGTGCCTGAAGGCAAGCTTAGCCCAGCGCTGCATCGGTTGACGGCCGGAGACTCGATCAGAGTTACCGAAGACGCTGCCGGCTTTTTTGTCTGTGATGAACTACCTGACTGTGAAACGCTGTGGATGCTGTCGACGGGAACGGCAATAGGCCCTTATCTGTCCATTTTACAGCAAGGCGAAGGTCTGGACAGATTTGAGAATATTGTGCTGGTACATGCAGCCCGTTATGCCGCAGATCTGAGTTACCTTCCGCTGATGCAACAGTTACAACAGCAATTCAACGGCAAATTACGCATTCAGACCATTGTCAGCAGAGAGCAAAGCGAAGGCAGCCTGACCGGCCGAATCCCTGACCTGATTGAAAACGGTATGCTGGAACAAGCCACGGGCCTGACAATGTCTGCTGACAACAGTCATATTATGCTGTGCGGTAACCCGCAGATGGTCAGAGATACTCAACAGTTATTAAAACTGACCCGCAATATGAATAAGCATCTGCGCCGTAAACCAGGTCATATCACCAGCGAACATTACTGGTAA